AGGAGTCGTAGTAGGGCTCGAGCACGACCACCTCGTCGCCCGGGTCGACGAGCCCGAGCAGCGCGGCGGCGACCGCCTCGGTGCACCCGGTCGTGACCGTCACCTGGGTGTCGGGGTCGACGTCGAGCCCGTAGTGGCGCTGCTGGTGGCGGGCGATCGCCTCCCGCAGCGGCGGCACCCCGGTGCCGGGTGCGTACTGGTTGTGCCCGGCGGCGATGGCGCGCTGCGCCGCCTCGAGCATGCCGGCCGGCCCGTCGTCGTCGGGGAACCCCTGCCCGAGGTTGACCGACCCGGTCCGGACGGCCAGCGCCGACATGGTCGTGAAGATCGTGGGCGGGATGCCGTCGAGGCGCTGCGCGAGCATGCGGTCCACCGTAACGGCCGGTGGCGACTTGGCCAACGGGTGCTCGGATGCGCTCCACACGCGTTGCAGGCCGTGTGGAGCGCATCGGATCCACCGTTACCCAACAAACGAGGGGGGACCACCGACCCCTACCCCCCAGCCACCGCCGCGGGGGTCAGCGTCCCGTCGTCGAGGTGCACGACCGTGTCGGCGTAGCCCTCGACCGCCGGGTCGTGGGTGGCCACGATCGCGGTCGTGCCCTGCTCGGCGACCAGCGTGCGGAGCAGGTCCATCACCTGCGCACCCGTCTCGGAGTCGAGCTGGGCGGTCGGCTCGTCGGCGAGCAGCACGGTCGGCCGGATCGCCAGCGCCCGGGCGATCGCCACTCGCTGCTGCTGGCCGCCGGACATCTCGTCGGGCCGCTGGCCGGCGTGCGCCGCGAGCCCGACCCGGTCGAGCAGCTCGGCGACGAGGGCGTCACGCTCGGCCGGGTCGGTGCGGGTGATCCGCAGCGGCAGGCCGACGTTCTCCTCGGCGGTGAGCAGCGGGAGCAGCGCGAAGTCCTGGTAGACCACCCCCACCGTCGTACGCCGGAGCGCGACCAGCTCGCCCTCGTCGGCGGCGGTGACGCTACGGCCGTCCACCTCGATCTCGCCGCGGTCGGCCCGGCGCAGGCCGGCGACCAGGCTGAGCAGCGTCGACTTGCCGGCCCCGGACCGGCCGGTGAGCACGGTGAGCTGCCCGGGGGCGACGTCGAGGTCGACCCCGCGGAGCGCGTGGACGTCGCCGCCGCCGTGGTGGTAGCTCTTGTGCAGGTCGCGGATGCGGATCATCGGGCTGCTCACGACGGCGGCTCCTCGGGCCAGATCTGGATGTGGTCCTCGGCGAGCTCGACGCGGACCCGGTGGCGCATCCCGAGCGCGGTCACGAAGTCGCGCGGCAGCTGCAGCCGCCCGACCCGGTCGAGCACCGCGAACTCCTCGGACAGCACGTGGTGGTCGGCCCCGCCCTCGCCGGACCGGCGGCGCAGCGTCTCCGAGGCGGTCCGGCCGTCGCGGATCGCGACCGTACGCCGCACCTCGCCGGCCACGGCCGGGTCGTGGGTGACCACGACGACCGTCGTCCCGTGGGCCTCGTTGACCTGCTGGAGGGCGGTGTAGACCTCGTGCGACTCGGCGGAGTCGAGGTCGCCGGTGGGCTCGTCGCAGAAGAGCACCTGCGGCTCGTTGGCGAGGGCGACCGCGATGGCGAGGCGCTGCGCCTGGCTGCCGGTCAGGTCGGCCGGCCGCTCCCCGGCCTGGTCCGCGATGCCGAGCAGGTCGAGCAGCAGCGCGGTCCGGGTCGCACGCTCGCCGCGGTGGCTGCCGGCGAGCCGCTGGGGGAGGTCGACGTTCTGGGCGACGTCGAGGTAGGGGACGAGGTTGTCGGTGGCCCGCTGCCAGACGAAGCCGCAGGTGCGCAGCCGGTAGTGGCGGCGCTCGGAACGCCCCATCCCGAGCAGGTCGTGCCCGGCGACCAGCGCCCGGCCGGCGCTGGGGCTGTCGAGCCCCGAGAGGATGTTGAGCAGCGTGGACTTGCCGCTGCCGGACGCGCCGACGATCGCGACCAGCTCGCCCCGGCGTACGTGCAGGTCGAGGCCCTGCAGGGCGACCACCTCGACGCCCTTGCGCTTGTAGATGCGGACCAGGCCCTCGCACTCGATCTGCGTCTCGGGCTGGGGGTGTGTCGTGGTCGTCATCGCGGCTCCGGGTCCGGTCGGTCGGTGGCGGGAGGTCGGTGGCCCGCA
This genomic interval from Nocardioides euryhalodurans contains the following:
- a CDS encoding ABC transporter ATP-binding protein, which gives rise to MSSPMIRIRDLHKSYHHGGGDVHALRGVDLDVAPGQLTVLTGRSGAGKSTLLSLVAGLRRADRGEIEVDGRSVTAADEGELVALRRTTVGVVYQDFALLPLLTAEENVGLPLRITRTDPAERDALVAELLDRVGLAAHAGQRPDEMSGGQQQRVAIARALAIRPTVLLADEPTAQLDSETGAQVMDLLRTLVAEQGTTAIVATHDPAVEGYADTVVHLDDGTLTPAAVAGG
- a CDS encoding ABC transporter ATP-binding protein yields the protein MTTTTHPQPETQIECEGLVRIYKRKGVEVVALQGLDLHVRRGELVAIVGASGSGKSTLLNILSGLDSPSAGRALVAGHDLLGMGRSERRHYRLRTCGFVWQRATDNLVPYLDVAQNVDLPQRLAGSHRGERATRTALLLDLLGIADQAGERPADLTGSQAQRLAIAVALANEPQVLFCDEPTGDLDSAESHEVYTALQQVNEAHGTTVVVVTHDPAVAGEVRRTVAIRDGRTASETLRRRSGEGGADHHVLSEEFAVLDRVGRLQLPRDFVTALGMRHRVRVELAEDHIQIWPEEPPS